Proteins from a single region of Coraliomargarita parva:
- a CDS encoding vWA domain-containing protein, producing the protein MNVANSFSRNKALTLVIGISVGLHVVALLIFGAFKIVEAVVREEQTFEAPPIEQAPQQEPEYVVNLEQRTQSSSPPRPNPITVDSPDVSIPALNIDVNIDAASSYGRGAGGFGTGAGTQIRDMVMSSFEFFGKKMGDDAEDTMFIVDISGSMVMGSRGIDGFKAVADEILKTLKNMEGFGSFNIIAFAKETDSFRSSFQPVTPETIEMAERWLEDMDPAKELRKQGKKPDGKYWKGYNKGIHQNTRMDLALEAAIKKRPKLIILLSDGEPTAVKDNKGKTIDLYEFVADLQKGKNIPINTLSYKSKDGRGFLKKLAEQNSGTYGQVE; encoded by the coding sequence ATGAATGTAGCGAACTCCTTTTCCAGAAACAAGGCCCTGACGCTGGTGATCGGTATCAGCGTGGGACTGCACGTGGTCGCCCTGCTCATCTTCGGCGCCTTTAAGATCGTCGAGGCGGTCGTGCGCGAAGAACAAACCTTCGAGGCCCCGCCCATCGAACAGGCTCCCCAGCAGGAGCCCGAATACGTGGTCAACCTCGAGCAGCGCACCCAGTCCAGCTCGCCCCCGAGGCCGAACCCGATCACCGTGGACTCGCCCGATGTCTCCATCCCCGCCCTGAACATCGATGTGAATATCGATGCGGCTTCCTCCTACGGACGGGGCGCCGGCGGCTTCGGCACCGGAGCCGGTACACAGATCCGGGACATGGTCATGAGCAGCTTCGAGTTTTTCGGTAAGAAGATGGGCGACGATGCCGAGGATACCATGTTCATCGTCGATATCTCCGGCAGTATGGTCATGGGCAGCCGCGGAATCGACGGCTTCAAGGCTGTCGCCGACGAAATTCTCAAGACGCTGAAGAACATGGAAGGCTTCGGCAGCTTCAACATCATCGCCTTTGCCAAGGAAACGGACAGCTTCCGCAGTTCCTTTCAACCGGTGACGCCTGAGACGATCGAAATGGCGGAACGCTGGCTGGAGGATATGGACCCGGCTAAAGAGCTGCGCAAGCAGGGGAAGAAACCGGACGGGAAGTACTGGAAGGGCTATAACAAGGGGATCCACCAGAACACCCGGATGGACCTGGCTCTGGAGGCCGCGATTAAAAAGCGCCCGAAGTTGATTATCTTGCTATCCGATGGCGAGCCCACCGCAGTGAAGGACAATAAAGGCAAGACGATCGACCTGTATGAATTTGTGGCAGACCTGCAGAAGGGGAAAAACATTCCGATCAACACCCTGTCTTATAAGAGTAAGGATGGGCGCGGCTTCCTCAAGAAGCTGGCGGAGCAAAACAGTGGTACCTACGGTCAGGTGGAATAG
- a CDS encoding helix-turn-helix domain-containing protein, which translates to MNLDQWDQSKTVYRNFSGSEPDYSLSCGFLKKSGITTDIVNERYFRLTMVYVLRGRGSYEDETGLRCDLRAGDLFFRYPDRHHSSWIVPDSDWLECFVSVRAEWYRLLNRIGLLKTDKIRWHMGLQPQIPKRIEKLMRQLQNDDTPRTNNQIEFEIVGLIRELLEEHPESYEISPKHLKQLEWARLQIRNTATQDIDLESTLKGAGLSYSRLRSLFRKAYGLSPGDYRIQVRIEQACALLESSQLSIQEIADRLGYVDAFAFSKQFKQRIGHAPTQFRNRRGPAYST; encoded by the coding sequence ATGAATCTAGACCAATGGGATCAAAGCAAGACCGTGTACCGGAATTTCTCCGGCTCGGAGCCCGACTACAGCCTCAGCTGTGGCTTTCTCAAAAAGTCAGGCATCACCACGGACATCGTCAATGAGCGCTACTTCCGCCTGACGATGGTCTACGTGCTACGGGGGCGGGGAAGCTACGAAGACGAAACCGGACTTCGCTGTGACTTGCGAGCCGGAGACCTGTTCTTTCGCTACCCCGACCGCCATCACAGCAGTTGGATCGTTCCGGATAGCGACTGGCTGGAATGCTTCGTTTCCGTACGCGCCGAATGGTACCGCCTGCTCAACCGTATCGGCCTGCTCAAGACCGACAAGATCCGCTGGCACATGGGCCTCCAGCCGCAAATACCGAAACGGATTGAAAAACTCATGCGGCAATTGCAGAACGACGACACTCCGCGGACCAACAATCAAATCGAATTCGAGATCGTCGGCTTGATTCGGGAGCTACTGGAAGAACATCCGGAATCCTACGAAATCAGCCCCAAGCATCTGAAACAACTGGAATGGGCACGTCTGCAAATACGCAATACGGCCACTCAGGACATCGACCTGGAAAGCACGCTCAAAGGGGCCGGCCTCAGCTATTCCCGCCTGCGCAGCCTGTTTCGCAAGGCCTATGGGCTGAGCCCGGGAGATTACCGGATACAGGTGCGAATCGAGCAAGCCTGCGCCCTGCTGGAAAGCAGCCAACTCAGCATTCAGGAGATCGCGGACCGGCTGGGCTATGTGGATGCCTTCGCCTTTTCCAAACAATTCAAACAGCGCATCGGCCACGCCCCGACCCAATTCAGAAACCGACGGGGTCCGGCCTATTCCACCTGA
- a CDS encoding ExbD/TolR family protein codes for MQAEQIFSEKTKPDLTPMIDVVFLLLIFFMVTTTIVKEEADLGIQLPTDTKAKPTEELPSRHTIDVLPDGSVLFNGSLIASPAERITLYGLIATLTRVKGTADRMDQKTVVVIVADPLSPHFKSIEVLDACAAAGIKFVSFGNF; via the coding sequence ATGCAAGCGGAACAAATTTTTTCAGAGAAGACCAAGCCCGACTTAACGCCGATGATCGACGTGGTCTTCTTGCTGCTGATCTTCTTCATGGTCACCACCACGATCGTGAAGGAGGAGGCGGACCTCGGCATCCAGCTGCCCACGGACACGAAGGCCAAGCCGACCGAGGAGCTGCCCAGCCGGCACACCATCGACGTGCTGCCGGACGGCAGCGTGCTGTTCAACGGCAGCCTGATCGCCAGCCCGGCAGAGCGGATCACCCTGTACGGGCTGATCGCGACGCTGACCCGGGTCAAGGGCACGGCCGACCGGATGGACCAGAAGACGGTCGTTGTGATCGTGGCCGACCCGCTCTCCCCCCATTTTAAATCCATCGAAGTGCTCGATGCCTGCGCGGCCGCAGGGATCAAGTTCGTCTCCTTCGGCAACTTCTAG
- a CDS encoding MotA/TolQ/ExbB proton channel family protein yields the protein MKTRLLKSLFCGAAVFFLAQSTPLMAQQAADTELAELTPSDDKTLLDMVFAGGWAMIPLGVLSVGTFGFAVFNFMVIRRKNFIDDSVVDQLDQAVSSMDIGKAHEICKQNPGPVTNTFNHGLDQIQKGTFVPDAVEKAFENASSKELSGAYVIVNYLSMIAALAPMVGLLGTVSGMVKAFNSIAAQGMGKPELLADNISEALITTASGMTIAIPAMFFFFFFRNKYGKIVAEVNLVLGRLYGDLIRAGQNRIR from the coding sequence ATGAAAACACGCTTACTCAAATCGCTCTTTTGTGGAGCCGCAGTCTTCTTCCTCGCGCAGAGCACCCCGTTGATGGCCCAGCAGGCCGCGGACACGGAGCTGGCCGAGTTGACCCCGTCCGATGACAAGACCCTGCTGGACATGGTGTTCGCCGGCGGCTGGGCGATGATCCCGCTCGGCGTGCTGTCGGTGGGGACCTTCGGTTTTGCCGTCTTCAACTTCATGGTGATCCGGCGCAAGAACTTCATCGACGACTCGGTTGTGGACCAGCTGGACCAGGCGGTCAGCTCGATGGACATCGGGAAGGCGCACGAGATCTGCAAGCAGAACCCGGGTCCTGTGACGAACACCTTCAACCACGGCCTGGACCAGATCCAGAAGGGCACCTTCGTGCCGGACGCGGTGGAGAAGGCCTTCGAGAACGCCTCCTCGAAGGAACTGTCCGGCGCCTACGTGATCGTGAACTACCTGTCGATGATCGCCGCGCTCGCGCCGATGGTGGGGCTGCTCGGCACGGTCTCGGGTATGGTGAAAGCCTTCAACTCGATCGCCGCACAAGGGATGGGCAAGCCGGAGCTGTTGGCCGACAATATCTCCGAAGCGCTGATAACCACGGCCTCGGGCATGACGATCGCGATCCCCGCGATGTTCTTCTTTTTCTTCTTCCGTAACAAGTACGGCAAGATCGTCGCTGAGGTGAACCTCGTGCTGGGGCGCCTGTACGGAGACCTGATCCGAGCCGGCCAAAACCGTATCCGCTAA
- a CDS encoding ExbD/TolR family protein, giving the protein MKLWKPDEGEGDVDLTPMIDIVFLLIVFFMTVASMITAEKVPINMPVALNSTIPEEFGERTTITVMRDGSIYSGVYAVTLDELTEVLAREFESDPSVRVFLRADSATEHQYVNDVMQACASVGLSNIVFAAYQSDK; this is encoded by the coding sequence ATGAAACTCTGGAAACCAGACGAGGGTGAGGGGGACGTCGATCTGACCCCGATGATCGACATCGTCTTCCTTTTGATCGTCTTCTTCATGACGGTGGCGAGCATGATCACCGCGGAGAAGGTGCCGATCAACATGCCGGTCGCGCTGAACTCGACGATCCCCGAAGAGTTCGGGGAGCGCACAACGATCACGGTGATGCGTGACGGGTCGATCTACTCGGGGGTCTACGCGGTTACGCTCGACGAGTTGACCGAGGTGCTCGCTCGGGAGTTCGAGTCGGACCCCTCGGTGCGTGTGTTCCTTCGCGCGGACAGCGCGACCGAGCACCAGTATGTCAACGACGTGATGCAGGCCTGTGCGTCCGTCGGGCTGTCCAATATCGTTTTTGCCGCCTACCAGAGCGACAAGTAG